In the genome of Paracoccus tegillarcae, one region contains:
- the tilS gene encoding tRNA lysidine(34) synthetase TilS: MSDPVSVGDDVTAQVHTVLDRLAGDLPALGIALSGGGDSTALMHLVASWARGRRIMAATVDHGLRDDSAAEAQTAHRAALALDIPHATLLWRRDTDAGNLMAGARDARLRLLSGWAQRNDLPAIVLGHTQDDQAETLLMRLARGAGVDGLAGMADWRDAFGLRWLRPMLGVGRAELRDWLGARGASWIDDPSNDDDSYDRVRIRKAMAATELGARQLAMAADNIASARDALQFYAAEAAGDAIASNASLILPRRPFTRSPPEIHRRLIIAATRWITGADYPPRRSTVSHALAGIAAGNRVTMDGALFEPSGDRIFVIREPAAAHRAPAVQAEPEESAVIWDKRWRVEGLTPGQHVSALGLESLSLPEAGWRASGMGRDEAAATPAIWQDQRLIAAPVLRRSSHLARPLRGSDAFRSVIFAH; the protein is encoded by the coding sequence ATGAGTGATCCCGTCAGCGTCGGTGATGACGTCACCGCGCAGGTGCACACTGTTCTCGACCGCCTCGCCGGCGATCTGCCTGCGCTGGGCATCGCCCTGTCAGGCGGCGGCGATTCCACGGCGCTGATGCATCTGGTTGCCAGTTGGGCGCGGGGCCGCCGGATCATGGCCGCAACCGTCGATCACGGCCTGCGCGACGACAGCGCCGCCGAGGCTCAGACGGCGCATCGCGCGGCGCTTGCGCTGGACATTCCCCATGCGACGCTGCTTTGGCGGCGTGATACGGATGCCGGCAACCTGATGGCCGGCGCCCGCGACGCGCGGCTACGGCTGCTGTCGGGCTGGGCGCAACGCAACGACCTGCCAGCGATCGTGCTGGGCCATACGCAGGACGATCAGGCCGAAACGCTGCTGATGCGGCTCGCGCGCGGCGCGGGCGTAGACGGGCTGGCCGGGATGGCAGATTGGCGTGACGCCTTTGGTCTGCGATGGCTACGCCCGATGCTGGGCGTCGGGCGCGCCGAACTGCGCGACTGGCTCGGCGCGCGGGGCGCAAGCTGGATCGACGATCCCAGCAATGATGATGACAGCTATGATCGGGTGCGCATCCGCAAGGCCATGGCCGCGACCGAACTCGGCGCCAGACAACTGGCGATGGCGGCCGATAATATCGCCTCTGCACGTGACGCATTGCAATTCTATGCCGCCGAGGCCGCCGGCGACGCGATCGCCAGCAATGCCAGCCTGATCCTGCCTCGCAGGCCTTTCACGCGCAGCCCGCCCGAAATTCACCGGCGTCTGATCATTGCCGCCACACGCTGGATCACCGGCGCGGACTACCCCCCGCGTCGCAGTACCGTCAGCCATGCGCTGGCCGGCATTGCCGCGGGCAACCGCGTCACGATGGATGGCGCGCTGTTCGAACCCTCGGGCGACCGCATCTTCGTCATCCGCGAACCAGCCGCCGCCCATCGCGCGCCTGCCGTCCAGGCCGAACCAGAGGAAAGCGCGGTGATCTGGGACAAACGCTGGCGCGTCGAGGGGCTGACACCCGGCCAGCATGTTTCGGCCCTTGGTCTGGAATCGCTCAGTCTGCCCGAAGCAGGCTGGCGGGCCTCGGGGATGGGACGAGACGAGGCCGCTGCAACGCCCGCAATCTGGCAGGACCAGCGACTGATTGCCGCGCCCGTCTTGCGACGTTCGAGCCATCTGGCACGGCCTTTGCGCGGTTCGGACGCGTTTCGCAGCGTGATCTTTGCGCATTAA
- a CDS encoding ExbD/TolR family protein — MADVVTREGRKGRGRRRNKPMSEINVTPFVDVMLVLLIIFMVAAPLLTVGVPLELPRTAATSLPSEPEEPLVISVTTEGPIVLMNEEIAEADLIGKLQAVIEQRQSDRIFLRADGAIPYARVVQVMGAMNAAGFTNIVLVTEAGGPSMDG, encoded by the coding sequence ATGGCAGATGTCGTCACCCGCGAAGGACGCAAGGGACGGGGCCGCCGCCGCAACAAGCCCATGTCCGAGATCAACGTCACGCCCTTTGTCGACGTGATGCTGGTGCTGCTGATCATCTTCATGGTTGCGGCACCGCTGCTGACGGTCGGCGTCCCGCTGGAACTGCCCCGCACCGCCGCAACCTCGCTGCCCTCGGAGCCCGAGGAGCCGCTGGTCATTTCGGTCACGACCGAGGGGCCAATCGTGCTGATGAACGAGGAAATCGCCGAAGCGGACCTGATCGGCAAACTGCAGGCGGTGATCGAACAGCGCCAGAGCGACCGCATCTTTTTGCGCGCAGACGGCGCGATCCCCTATGCCCGCGTGGTTCAGGTCATGGGTGCGATGAACGCGGCAGGCTTTACCAATATCGTGCTGGTTACCGAAGCCGGTGGCCCGAGCATGGACGGTTGA
- the ftsH gene encoding ATP-dependent zinc metalloprotease FtsH, which translates to MGNARNLAVWVVLFLMILMLFNVFSDGGAPLNSRQISYSDFIERAQSEQIASVTIDGEDIAIVGTDGQNYVTVRPMGEEITDKLIAQGVEVQVVKQQQSGFMSMLGVWLPFILLIGVWIFFMNRMQGGGRGGAMGFGKSKAKLLTEKHGRVTFDDVAGIDEAKEELEEIVEFLRNPQKFSRLGGKIPKGALLVGPPGTGKTLLARAIAGEAGVPFFTISGSDFVEMFVGVGASRVRDMFEQAKKSAPCILFIDEIDAVGRARGVGIGGGNDEREQTLNQLLVEMDGFEANEGIIIIAATNRKDVLDPALLRPGRFDRQIHVPNPDIKGREKILGVHSRKVPVGPDVDLRIIARGTPGFSGADLMNLVNEAALAAARIGRRFVSMEDFENAKDKVMLGVERRSMVLTPEQKEKTAYHEAGHAVVGLSLPKCDPVYKATIIPRGGALGMVVSLPEMDRLNFHKDEVKQKLAMTMAGKAAEIIKYGEEGVSNGPAGDIQQASQLARAMVMRWGMSDKVGNIDYAEAHEGYNGSTGGFSISASTKELIEQEVHDLIEQGYEDARRILIEKEEEFERLAKGLLEYETLTGEEIGKILRGEQLGGDDDTPGSSIPSVTAVPKAGETKPAPGGDPAPA; encoded by the coding sequence TTGGGCAACGCACGCAATCTGGCCGTTTGGGTCGTCCTGTTCCTGATGATCCTGATGCTGTTCAATGTCTTCAGTGATGGCGGCGCACCGCTGAACAGCCGTCAGATCAGCTATTCCGATTTCATTGAACGGGCCCAGTCCGAACAAATCGCGTCTGTAACCATCGACGGCGAGGATATCGCCATCGTCGGCACCGATGGGCAAAACTATGTCACCGTGCGCCCCATGGGCGAAGAGATTACCGACAAGCTGATCGCGCAGGGCGTCGAGGTTCAGGTCGTCAAGCAACAGCAATCGGGCTTTATGTCGATGCTGGGCGTTTGGCTGCCGTTCATCCTGCTGATCGGGGTCTGGATCTTCTTCATGAACCGGATGCAGGGCGGTGGGCGCGGTGGTGCCATGGGCTTTGGCAAATCCAAGGCCAAGCTCTTGACCGAAAAGCACGGCCGCGTGACCTTTGACGATGTCGCCGGCATCGACGAGGCCAAGGAAGAGCTGGAAGAAATCGTCGAGTTTCTGCGCAACCCGCAGAAGTTCAGCCGTCTCGGTGGCAAGATCCCGAAAGGCGCGCTGCTGGTCGGCCCACCGGGCACCGGTAAGACGCTGCTCGCCCGCGCCATCGCAGGCGAGGCCGGCGTGCCGTTCTTTACCATCTCGGGTTCGGATTTCGTGGAAATGTTCGTCGGCGTCGGCGCATCGCGTGTGCGCGACATGTTCGAGCAGGCCAAGAAAAGCGCACCCTGTATTCTGTTCATCGACGAGATCGACGCCGTGGGCCGTGCGCGTGGCGTTGGCATCGGCGGTGGTAATGATGAACGCGAACAGACGCTGAACCAGTTGCTGGTCGAGATGGACGGCTTTGAGGCCAATGAAGGCATCATCATCATCGCCGCCACCAACCGCAAAGACGTGCTGGACCCGGCTCTGCTGCGCCCCGGCCGCTTTGACCGTCAGATCCACGTCCCCAACCCAGATATCAAGGGCCGCGAGAAAATTCTGGGCGTCCACAGCCGCAAGGTTCCCGTCGGCCCCGATGTCGATCTGCGCATCATCGCGCGCGGCACGCCCGGTTTTTCGGGTGCGGACCTGATGAACCTTGTGAACGAGGCCGCGCTGGCCGCCGCCCGCATTGGCCGGCGTTTCGTCAGCATGGAAGATTTCGAGAACGCAAAGGACAAGGTCATGCTGGGTGTCGAACGCCGCAGCATGGTGTTGACGCCCGAGCAAAAGGAAAAGACCGCCTATCACGAGGCTGGCCACGCCGTCGTCGGCCTGTCGCTGCCGAAATGCGATCCGGTCTACAAGGCCACGATCATTCCGCGCGGCGGTGCCCTGGGGATGGTTGTGTCCCTGCCCGAAATGGACCGGCTGAATTTCCATAAGGACGAGGTCAAGCAAAAGCTGGCCATGACCATGGCCGGCAAGGCCGCCGAAATCATCAAATACGGTGAAGAAGGCGTGTCGAACGGCCCCGCTGGCGACATTCAGCAGGCCAGCCAACTGGCCCGCGCGATGGTCATGCGGTGGGGTATGTCGGACAAGGTCGGTAATATCGACTATGCCGAGGCGCATGAGGGCTATAACGGCTCGACCGGCGGTTTCTCGATTTCCGCTTCGACCAAGGAACTGATCGAACAAGAGGTCCATGACCTGATCGAACAGGGCTATGAGGACGCGCGTCGCATCCTGATCGAGAAGGAAGAGGAATTCGAGCGTCTGGCCAAGGGCCTCTTGGAATACGAGACCCTGACCGGCGAAGAGATCGGCAAGATCCTTCGCGGCGAACAGCTGGGCGGCGATGACGACACGCCCGGCAGCTCGATCCCGTCGGTGACGGCGGTGCCCAAGGCAGGCGAGACCAAGCCTGCACCGGGCGGCGATCCCGCCCCCGCCTGA
- a CDS encoding tetratricopeptide repeat protein yields MILRVVAIIGLCLMAGTATAQDAAPDSAQNTTTLADLRQQLQQLKADVQSLRTELVASGAAGFQAAGGDTAIDRMNAMEQKLTQLTGTTEQLQNRIQQIVKDGTNRIGDIEFRLCEMDDGCDLGALMTVPQLGSVTGGGGSGGGLVITPSGGNAEPPETAAKQPTAAEQQAFDRAQAALGEGNFQQAAQLFAEVAETHAGGALTSEALFLRGSALESAGEPPLAAAAWLESFAADPNGDRAGESLLGVARLIGDQGDPVAACLYLAEIPVRFAGSDTADEAQRRMQDLDCGAGELPQGTDPEAAADLMIDE; encoded by the coding sequence ATGATCCTGCGCGTCGTCGCGATCATCGGGCTTTGTCTGATGGCCGGCACTGCGACGGCACAGGACGCGGCACCCGATAGCGCGCAGAATACCACCACACTCGCCGATCTGCGTCAGCAGTTGCAGCAGCTCAAGGCGGACGTGCAGTCGCTGCGGACCGAATTGGTTGCCTCGGGCGCTGCAGGGTTTCAAGCGGCGGGGGGCGATACCGCCATCGACCGCATGAACGCGATGGAACAGAAACTGACGCAACTGACCGGCACGACCGAGCAGTTGCAGAACCGCATCCAGCAGATCGTCAAGGACGGCACCAACCGCATCGGAGATATCGAATTTCGTCTGTGCGAGATGGACGACGGCTGTGATCTCGGGGCGCTGATGACAGTGCCGCAATTGGGCAGTGTGACGGGTGGCGGCGGATCCGGTGGCGGGTTGGTCATTACGCCTTCGGGCGGCAATGCCGAGCCGCCTGAGACAGCGGCCAAGCAACCCACCGCAGCCGAACAACAGGCGTTCGACCGGGCCCAAGCGGCACTGGGCGAAGGTAATTTTCAGCAGGCCGCGCAGCTTTTTGCTGAGGTCGCAGAAACCCATGCCGGCGGCGCATTGACCTCTGAGGCGCTGTTCCTGCGCGGTTCGGCCCTGGAAAGCGCTGGCGAGCCACCACTGGCGGCGGCAGCATGGCTGGAGTCCTTTGCTGCTGACCCGAACGGGGATCGCGCAGGCGAAAGCCTGCTGGGCGTCGCCCGCCTGATCGGCGACCAGGGCGATCCCGTGGCTGCCTGCCTTTATCTGGCGGAAATTCCAGTTCGCTTTGCTGGCAGCGATACCGCAGACGAGGCGCAACGGCGCATGCAGGATCTGGATTGCGGTGCGGGCGAATTGCCGCAAGGCACGGATCCAGAGGCCGCAGCAGACCTGATGATCGATGAGTGA
- a CDS encoding alpha/beta hydrolase family protein, protein MKPAFLSALFGLALASPAIAEPTVGFDRFDVRADHRSAPIAAAIWSPVGQPTHAAPVGDGIVFESTQAYIGAALPDKKMPLVVVSHGSGSSIDGTAWLAAGLAERGALVLVMNHPGTTSGDSSPRRTARLSERASDLSAALDQVLADPYFADRIDTDRITGLGFSLGGATVLGIGGLRLDPVAYRDYCKRFGDAAQDCLFLSRGGVDLDNLPPEFSADMTDDRFTRIVAVDPGFTYAATPESAAEVDLPVQLVTLGDTFPWAAVDLRTEGSGLVDLLPQVEYVVIPNAHHYSFLPICTKNAAQMLIEEGEDPICDDPEGWDRATAHATSIEEIARFIEL, encoded by the coding sequence ATGAAACCCGCTTTTCTGTCCGCCCTTTTCGGCCTTGCCCTCGCCAGCCCCGCAATCGCCGAGCCGACTGTCGGATTCGATCGCTTCGATGTTCGTGCCGATCACCGCTCAGCGCCCATCGCTGCCGCAATCTGGTCGCCGGTCGGGCAACCCACCCATGCCGCGCCGGTGGGCGACGGCATCGTTTTCGAAAGCACGCAAGCCTATATCGGTGCGGCCCTGCCTGACAAAAAGATGCCGCTGGTTGTCGTCTCTCATGGCTCGGGCAGCAGCATCGACGGCACCGCGTGGTTGGCTGCGGGTCTGGCCGAACGGGGCGCGCTGGTGCTGGTGATGAACCATCCCGGCACCACCTCGGGCGACAGTTCGCCGCGCAGGACGGCGCGCCTTTCGGAACGGGCCTCGGACCTGAGCGCTGCGCTGGATCAGGTGTTGGCGGACCCCTATTTCGCAGATCGGATCGATACGGATCGCATCACTGGCCTGGGCTTTTCACTGGGAGGGGCAACCGTGCTGGGCATCGGCGGCCTGCGTCTCGATCCGGTGGCCTATAGGGATTACTGCAAGCGTTTTGGCGATGCAGCGCAAGATTGCCTGTTCTTGTCGCGCGGTGGAGTGGATTTGGACAATCTGCCGCCAGAGTTTTCCGCTGACATGACGGATGACCGCTTCACGCGAATTGTGGCTGTTGATCCCGGCTTCACCTATGCCGCGACCCCTGAAAGTGCAGCCGAGGTCGACCTGCCGGTGCAGTTGGTGACCTTGGGTGACACATTTCCATGGGCGGCGGTCGATCTACGAACAGAGGGCAGCGGGCTGGTCGATTTGTTGCCGCAAGTCGAATATGTCGTCATCCCGAACGCGCATCATTACTCGTTCCTGCCGATATGTACCAAGAACGCGGCGCAGATGCTGATCGAGGAAGGCGAGGACCCGATTTGCGATGATCCCGAAGGCTGGGACCGCGCCACGGCTCATGCAACCTCGATCGAGGAGATTGCGCGGTTCATAGAGCTTTGA
- the tolB gene encoding Tol-Pal system beta propeller repeat protein TolB — MTLALTLGLSTALPLALAAPAFAQDDGPLRIEITDGVVEPMPIAIAAFQGSDEVTGLVKNLIAADLTGTDLFREIPSDAHLSQRDSFEEPIAYEDWRAINAEALVTGEVSVEGDTVSVKFRLFDVISGHPLGDGMQMQAAKGDWRRAAHKVADQVYARLTGEKPYFDSRVAFMQETGPKDARRKRLGVMDYDGANIDWLTDDSALVLSPRMSPDGNSILYTSFETGFPQIEVMDVASVTSRPMTQSADSMSFSPRYSPDGRWIVYSMDKAGNSDIWQMDPATGASRPLIESPAIETSPSYSPDGTQIVFESDRSGTPQLYTIPADGSAEPTRISFADGRYGTPVWSPLGDLIAFTRQIGEKFHIGVMRADGSNEKILTESFLDEGPTWAPNGRVVMFTRVTPGGDGEPRLHSVDITGRNMRPLDLDFAASDPAWGPLLP, encoded by the coding sequence CTGACCCTGGCCCTTACACTTGGCCTTTCCACCGCTTTGCCGCTTGCCCTGGCTGCCCCTGCCTTCGCGCAGGACGATGGCCCCTTGCGGATCGAGATTACCGATGGCGTCGTCGAACCGATGCCCATCGCCATCGCCGCCTTTCAGGGCAGCGATGAGGTCACCGGGTTGGTAAAGAACCTGATCGCCGCTGATCTGACCGGCACCGATCTCTTCCGCGAGATCCCGTCGGATGCCCATCTTTCGCAGCGCGACAGCTTTGAAGAGCCGATTGCCTACGAAGACTGGCGCGCCATCAATGCCGAGGCGCTGGTCACCGGCGAGGTCAGTGTCGAGGGCGACACCGTGTCCGTGAAGTTCCGGCTGTTCGACGTGATTTCGGGCCATCCGCTTGGCGACGGCATGCAGATGCAGGCAGCCAAGGGCGATTGGCGCCGCGCCGCGCATAAGGTCGCCGATCAGGTCTATGCCCGGCTGACCGGCGAAAAGCCCTATTTCGACAGCCGCGTCGCCTTCATGCAGGAAACCGGCCCGAAGGATGCGCGCCGCAAGCGCTTGGGCGTCATGGATTATGATGGCGCCAATATCGACTGGCTGACCGACGATTCGGCGCTGGTCCTGTCGCCACGCATGTCGCCCGACGGCAACTCGATCCTGTATACCAGCTTCGAGACCGGCTTTCCGCAGATCGAGGTGATGGACGTTGCCAGCGTCACCTCGCGTCCGATGACACAATCGGCCGACAGCATGTCATTCTCGCCGCGCTATTCACCGGATGGGCGCTGGATTGTCTATTCGATGGACAAGGCCGGCAATTCCGACATCTGGCAGATGGACCCGGCCACTGGCGCCAGCCGCCCCCTTATCGAAAGCCCGGCGATCGAGACCTCGCCAAGCTACAGCCCCGATGGCACGCAGATTGTCTTTGAAAGCGACCGCTCGGGGACGCCGCAGCTTTACACCATCCCCGCCGATGGCAGCGCCGAGCCGACCCGGATCAGTTTCGCCGATGGCCGTTACGGCACGCCCGTCTGGTCGCCATTGGGCGATCTGATCGCCTTTACCCGCCAGATCGGTGAAAAATTCCACATCGGCGTCATGCGCGCCGACGGATCGAACGAGAAAATCCTGACGGAATCGTTCCTTGACGAGGGCCCGACCTGGGCACCCAATGGCCGGGTGGTGATGTTTACGCGCGTCACGCCCGGCGGTGATGGCGAACCGCGGCTGCATTCGGTAGACATCACGGGTCGCAACATGCGGCCACTGGATCTGGATTTCGCGGCCTCGGACCCCGCCTGGGGGCCGCTGCTGCCATGA
- a CDS encoding OmpA family protein, whose protein sequence is MKHHAMIAMLGAALIASACARPVPQQIVGDPYANSGNVAIYQGDVGAGSLGGTATAEYFRNTVGDTVIFPIDQTTLTAEARTVLTRQATWLKENTGFTASVAGHADEKGTREFNLALGARRANSVQEYLIAQGVESGRIRTNTFGKERPLEVCSTEICFAKNRRAQTVVSPGAGT, encoded by the coding sequence ATGAAACATCATGCCATGATCGCAATGCTGGGGGCTGCGCTGATTGCCTCTGCTTGCGCCCGCCCCGTCCCGCAGCAGATCGTCGGCGATCCCTATGCCAATTCCGGCAATGTCGCGATTTATCAGGGCGATGTCGGCGCCGGCTCGTTGGGAGGCACCGCCACCGCCGAGTATTTCCGTAACACGGTTGGCGACACGGTGATCTTTCCCATCGACCAAACCACCCTGACCGCAGAGGCGCGTACCGTCCTGACGCGACAGGCGACATGGCTTAAGGAAAACACCGGCTTTACGGCCAGTGTCGCCGGCCATGCGGATGAAAAAGGCACGCGAGAGTTCAACCTTGCCCTTGGTGCACGCCGCGCGAATTCGGTTCAGGAATATCTGATTGCCCAGGGCGTCGAATCGGGGCGCATCCGCACCAATACCTTCGGCAAGGAGCGCCCGCTGGAGGTCTGCTCGACCGAGATCTGCTTTGCCAAGAACCGTCGGGCGCAGACCGTCGTCTCACCGGGTGCCGGCACATGA
- a CDS encoding helix-turn-helix domain-containing protein yields MLTLPIPLFVALVLAFLALRHAIAQDRSPIFLILLAACATQALLISLTQHYGLTFLLHLQPVTAVAVPPLAWLTFQSAALRPLDPHRDALHLLVPVFTAFCEFFAPVTLDMVVPVVFLSYGAAILIRLNRDDTLPLARLEAGPLPVRVWKAIAILLILSALADVLIVLALTLGREDLRPMIISVFTSVTLLGIGLVSMSRDASGTADSDPAPPVPDPNLIEEDAALMARLDALMVQDRLYLDADLTLTRLARRLHVPIKQLSAAINRTKGENVSRYVNGYRIDNACEHLISGTNVTEAMLNSGFNTKSNFNREFVRVTGQSPSAFLQSRAQAGTTG; encoded by the coding sequence ATGTTGACGCTTCCGATCCCCCTATTTGTGGCGCTGGTTCTGGCCTTTCTGGCGCTTCGTCACGCGATTGCGCAGGATCGCTCGCCGATTTTCCTGATTCTGCTTGCCGCCTGCGCGACCCAGGCGTTGCTGATTTCGCTGACCCAGCATTACGGGCTGACCTTTCTGTTGCATCTGCAGCCGGTCACGGCAGTTGCCGTGCCCCCTTTGGCCTGGCTGACCTTTCAGTCCGCTGCATTGCGCCCGCTTGATCCTCATCGCGACGCGCTGCATCTGCTGGTGCCCGTCTTTACGGCCTTTTGCGAGTTCTTCGCCCCCGTCACGCTGGATATGGTCGTGCCCGTGGTTTTCCTGAGCTACGGCGCTGCCATCCTGATCCGGCTGAACCGCGACGATACGCTGCCGCTCGCCCGGCTGGAGGCTGGTCCCCTGCCCGTTCGTGTCTGGAAAGCCATCGCCATTCTGCTGATTTTGTCCGCGCTTGCGGATGTCCTGATCGTCCTCGCGCTAACCCTTGGCCGCGAAGATTTGCGCCCGATGATCATCAGCGTCTTTACCTCGGTCACGCTGTTGGGAATTGGTCTTGTCAGCATGTCCCGCGACGCCAGCGGTACCGCTGACAGCGACCCAGCCCCGCCAGTGCCCGACCCAAACCTTATCGAGGAAGACGCAGCACTGATGGCGCGACTGGACGCGCTGATGGTTCAAGATCGCCTTTATCTTGATGCCGATCTGACGCTGACCAGACTTGCACGCCGCCTGCACGTCCCGATCAAGCAGCTTTCGGCGGCGATCAACCGCACAAAGGGCGAAAACGTCTCACGCTATGTCAACGGTTACCGCATTGATAATGCATGCGAACATCTGATTTCTGGAACGAATGTCACCGAGGCGATGCTGAACAGCGGATTCAACACCAAATCCAACTTCAACCGAGAGTTCGTTCGTGTCACGGGACAATCGCCATCTGCGTTTCTTCAGTCCAGGGCGCAGGCGGGCACGACTGGCTGA
- the tolQ gene encoding protein TolQ — translation MDPIQAAQAIDFSLIALFTQASLTVKIVMIVLVLASFWAWAIIIQKLVAYAAARQDASRFDRRFWSGEPLDDLYDRIGDRPKGATERVFAAGMTEWRRSHKDDGGLIPGATQRIDRAMNVAIQREESRLLRGLSFLATTGSTAPFIGLFGTVWGIKTAFEGIAVSQNTNLAVVAPGIAEALVATALGLLAAIPAVIFYNKLSGDADRIVGNWENFADEFSAILSRQLDGE, via the coding sequence ATGGACCCCATTCAGGCCGCGCAGGCCATTGATTTTTCGTTGATTGCGCTGTTTACGCAAGCATCGCTGACCGTCAAGATCGTGATGATCGTGCTGGTGCTGGCCAGTTTCTGGGCCTGGGCGATCATCATCCAAAAGCTGGTCGCCTATGCCGCCGCGCGTCAGGATGCCAGCCGCTTTGACCGCCGCTTCTGGTCGGGCGAACCGCTGGACGACCTGTATGACCGCATCGGCGACCGCCCCAAGGGCGCGACCGAGCGCGTCTTTGCCGCCGGCATGACCGAATGGCGCCGTAGCCACAAGGATGATGGCGGGCTGATCCCCGGCGCGACCCAACGCATCGACCGCGCCATGAACGTCGCCATCCAGCGCGAGGAAAGCCGGCTTTTGCGGGGTCTATCCTTTCTGGCCACGACCGGCTCGACCGCGCCGTTCATCGGCCTTTTCGGCACGGTCTGGGGCATCAAGACCGCGTTCGAGGGCATCGCTGTCAGCCAGAACACCAACCTTGCCGTCGTGGCCCCCGGCATTGCAGAGGCGCTGGTCGCCACCGCGCTAGGTCTGCTGGCCGCCATCCCGGCGGTGATCTTTTACAACAAGCTGTCCGGCGATGCCGACCGGATCGTCGGCAACTGGGAAAACTTTGCCGATGAGTTCTCGGCCATCCTGTCGCGGCAACTGGACGGGGAATAA
- a CDS encoding protein TolA — protein sequence MERAERIGRWVSGVGHVGVLTWAAFGGALFGPQPSPPLQMTQVATMTEAEFQSFAAVSRGAGPVQGQAQEVAALPQPAAEDLQSGALEASQSPEPEAEAQPLPDPSTAEDAPDLTDLAAAPQAPAGLTTALPQPDLPAQPEPEIEEARPTPPAPAPQPETTPTQPETLQNPAAPDSTVETPAQPAPPRSELALDNSPRPRGRPDGLVENRNRRLAEAAEEARRQAAAEQARQDAAAQAEREAAEEAAQARARAEAEAARAAEEAAQREAEEARRDEEERLAAEAAEAAAAEAARAEAEQAAAEEERLAAEEAERQRQEEERLAAEQAEQERLEREAAEQAEQAERDRIAAEEAERARQEAAAAEQAVRDADAAAEVARRRAEEAAPSQDALAAALSEALGDASPGGASDPSDVAADGPPLSLSEREGFRLAIDACWRVGTLSREAQGTSVSVAFSMSPDGMPEPATMRLMGHSGGGPAAAQQAYDFARNAILNCAGTGYELPAEKYNRWKEVIVDFHPGGVGVQ from the coding sequence ATGGAACGGGCCGAACGCATCGGCAGATGGGTCTCGGGCGTCGGCCATGTCGGCGTTCTGACATGGGCGGCCTTTGGCGGTGCCCTGTTCGGTCCGCAGCCCAGCCCGCCCCTGCAGATGACGCAGGTGGCCACGATGACCGAAGCCGAATTCCAAAGCTTCGCCGCCGTCTCACGCGGGGCCGGTCCGGTTCAGGGGCAGGCGCAGGAAGTGGCCGCCCTGCCTCAACCCGCTGCCGAGGATCTGCAATCGGGCGCGCTGGAAGCCAGCCAATCGCCCGAACCAGAGGCGGAGGCGCAGCCCCTGCCCGATCCCAGCACCGCAGAGGATGCGCCCGATCTGACCGATCTGGCCGCTGCGCCGCAGGCCCCGGCCGGGCTGACGACAGCCTTGCCGCAGCCCGATCTGCCGGCACAGCCCGAGCCAGAGATAGAAGAGGCCAGGCCGACGCCGCCTGCGCCCGCGCCGCAACCCGAAACGACGCCGACCCAGCCAGAAACCCTGCAAAACCCCGCCGCCCCGGACAGCACGGTCGAGACGCCGGCTCAGCCCGCGCCGCCGCGCTCGGAGCTGGCGCTGGACAATTCGCCCCGTCCGCGCGGCAGGCCCGATGGGCTGGTCGAAAACCGCAACCGCCGGTTGGCCGAAGCCGCCGAAGAGGCGCGGCGACAGGCGGCCGCGGAACAGGCGCGACAAGACGCCGCCGCCCAGGCTGAACGCGAAGCCGCAGAAGAGGCCGCCCAGGCCCGCGCCCGCGCCGAGGCCGAGGCCGCGCGCGCCGCTGAAGAGGCCGCCCAACGCGAGGCCGAAGAGGCGCGTCGCGACGAGGAAGAGCGTCTTGCAGCAGAGGCCGCAGAAGCCGCCGCCGCTGAGGCTGCACGCGCCGAGGCCGAACAGGCCGCCGCCGAAGAAGAACGGCTGGCCGCAGAAGAGGCCGAGCGTCAGCGGCAAGAAGAAGAACGGCTTGCCGCCGAGCAAGCCGAACAGGAACGTCTTGAACGAGAGGCCGCCGAACAGGCAGAGCAGGCTGAACGCGACCGCATCGCAGCCGAAGAGGCCGAGCGCGCAAGGCAAGAGGCCGCCGCCGCCGAACAGGCCGTCCGCGATGCCGATGCCGCAGCCGAGGTCGCCCGCCGCCGCGCCGAAGAGGCCGCACCCAGCCAGGACGCCCTCGCCGCAGCACTTAGCGAGGCCTTGGGCGATGCATCCCCGGGCGGCGCCAGCGATCCCAGCGATGTAGCCGCGGACGGCCCGCCGCTGTCGCTGAGCGAACGCGAGGGCTTCCGCCTGGCCATCGACGCCTGCTGGCGCGTCGGCACGCTGTCGCGCGAGGCGCAGGGCACCAGCGTCAGCGTGGCCTTTTCGATGTCGCCTGACGGCATGCCCGAACCGGCCACCATGCGGCTGATGGGTCATTCCGGCGGCGGTCCTGCCGCCGCGCAACAGGCCTATGATTTCGCCCGCAATGCGATCCTGAACTGCGCTGGCACCGGCTATGAATTGCCGGCCGAAAAGTACAACCGCTGGAAGGAAGTCATCGTCGATTTCCATCCCGGCGGCGTCGGGGTGCAGTGA